The Microbulbifer sp. YPW1 genome contains a region encoding:
- the nagA gene encoding N-acetylglucosamine-6-phosphate deacetylase, which yields MTQAFIAQQLFDGEQLRSDVALTIEGGKVVALGGEAAADAVYLKGLLAPGLIDVQVNGGGGALFNNDTTVNALGKMSAAHARFGTTGFMPTLITDQVDVMQRAADAVSAALKEGVPGVLGVHFEGPHLSTPKKGTHEEKFIRPLSDEELAIYAREDLGLKMVTLAPENVSPADIQKLVDLGVKVCLGHSNADGKTAAAAVAAGATGFTHLYNAMSPLHSRDPGMVGTALISDGCWCGLIADGHHVSAEAMTLALKAKPRGKIMLVTDAMSLVGSDEMSFPLFDRIVTRDGDKLTSTTGELAGSHLDMIGAVRNIRDWCGVELTEALRMAGLYPAQFLGSAGGRIQQGAPADLILIDDELQVQKTWINGQEVFTA from the coding sequence GTGACACAGGCATTCATCGCACAACAGTTATTCGACGGCGAGCAACTGCGCAGTGACGTTGCGCTGACCATTGAGGGCGGCAAGGTCGTTGCACTCGGTGGCGAAGCGGCAGCGGACGCAGTTTATCTCAAGGGACTGCTCGCGCCGGGGCTGATCGATGTGCAGGTCAATGGTGGCGGTGGAGCGCTGTTCAACAACGACACCACCGTCAATGCACTGGGCAAGATGTCCGCGGCTCACGCGCGTTTTGGAACCACTGGATTCATGCCCACCCTGATCACCGATCAGGTGGATGTAATGCAGCGTGCTGCGGATGCAGTGAGTGCCGCATTGAAAGAGGGCGTGCCCGGCGTGCTGGGGGTGCATTTTGAAGGTCCGCACCTGAGTACCCCGAAAAAAGGCACCCACGAAGAAAAGTTTATTCGTCCGCTCAGCGACGAGGAGCTGGCGATATACGCCCGCGAGGACCTCGGCCTGAAAATGGTCACCCTGGCGCCGGAAAATGTATCGCCAGCGGATATCCAGAAACTGGTCGATCTCGGTGTGAAGGTATGCCTGGGGCACTCCAACGCCGATGGCAAGACCGCGGCAGCGGCAGTTGCCGCCGGGGCAACCGGGTTTACCCACCTGTACAACGCCATGTCGCCGCTGCATTCGCGGGATCCGGGTATGGTGGGCACCGCACTGATCAGCGATGGTTGCTGGTGCGGACTGATTGCGGATGGACACCATGTTAGCGCCGAGGCCATGACCCTCGCGCTCAAGGCCAAGCCCCGCGGCAAGATTATGCTGGTGACCGATGCCATGTCCCTGGTGGGCAGCGATGAAATGAGCTTCCCGCTCTTTGATCGTATCGTCACCCGCGATGGTGACAAGCTGACCTCCACCACCGGTGAGCTGGCAGGGTCCCATCTGGATATGATCGGTGCGGTGCGCAATATCCGCGACTGGTGCGGTGTCGAGCTGACCGAAGCCCTGCGTATGGCGGGGCTCTATCCCGCGCAATTTCTGGGGAGCGCAGGCGGGCGTATTCAGCAGGGTGCGCCAGCGGACTTGATTTTGATCGATGACGAACTTCAGGTTCAAAAGACCTGGATTAACGGACAGGAAGTTTTCACGGCTTAA
- a CDS encoding sugar MFS transporter yields MNTAVISQSETRSSVLPMVIIGLLFFIFGFVTWLNGALIPFLQTICDLTGFQAMLVASAFYIAYTVMALPMAAIIERTGYKTGMALGLALVAVGALIFIPAAYSRMFGIFLLAQFVVGSGLTILQTASNPYVVKVGSPETAAVRICIMGLLNKGAGIVAPLVFAALVMSGISGISEAELSALTAAAKDAKLDELAGQLVSPYIGMAVLGFVLAVAMMFAPLPDIEDEVIEGQEDAAITLTGLKKFPQLILGSIALFFYVGVEVIAGDAIGLLGKQAGLDTSVASVLTSYTMVFMVLGYLWGTFAIPRFISQQNALLISAVLGIAFTFAVMSGSLDSTAMSSATLAHFGLPEIPNAVYFVALLGFANAMCWPAIWPLALEGLGKFTSKGAALLIMGISGGAVLPPLYGHFADTGDGQAAYIIAIPAYLFILFYALKGHKMRSWTK; encoded by the coding sequence ATGAATACCGCAGTGATTAGTCAGAGTGAAACGCGCAGTAGCGTTTTACCCATGGTCATTATCGGCCTGCTGTTTTTTATCTTCGGTTTTGTTACCTGGCTGAACGGTGCCCTGATTCCTTTTCTGCAAACCATCTGTGACCTGACCGGTTTCCAGGCCATGCTGGTGGCTTCTGCGTTCTATATCGCTTATACCGTGATGGCGTTGCCTATGGCCGCGATCATTGAGCGTACCGGCTACAAAACCGGTATGGCGCTGGGCCTGGCATTGGTCGCAGTGGGCGCCCTGATATTCATTCCTGCTGCCTATAGCCGGATGTTCGGTATTTTCTTGCTGGCGCAGTTTGTGGTGGGCTCGGGCCTGACCATCCTGCAAACCGCTTCCAACCCCTACGTGGTGAAAGTCGGCTCCCCGGAAACTGCCGCGGTGCGGATCTGCATCATGGGCCTTTTGAACAAGGGCGCAGGCATTGTTGCTCCGCTGGTATTCGCGGCGCTGGTCATGTCCGGCATCAGCGGTATTTCCGAAGCCGAGCTGTCCGCGCTGACTGCAGCAGCGAAAGACGCCAAGCTGGATGAGCTCGCAGGCCAGCTGGTGTCACCGTATATCGGTATGGCGGTACTCGGCTTTGTGTTGGCGGTGGCCATGATGTTTGCCCCGCTGCCAGATATCGAAGACGAAGTGATCGAGGGGCAGGAAGATGCCGCGATTACCCTTACCGGACTGAAGAAATTCCCGCAGCTGATCCTCGGTTCCATTGCCCTGTTTTTCTATGTCGGTGTGGAAGTCATCGCCGGCGACGCCATCGGTCTGCTGGGTAAGCAGGCGGGCCTGGATACCTCCGTGGCCTCCGTGCTGACGTCTTACACCATGGTGTTCATGGTGCTGGGTTATCTCTGGGGCACCTTCGCTATTCCGCGCTTTATCAGTCAGCAAAACGCGCTGCTGATCTCTGCGGTGCTGGGTATCGCATTCACGTTTGCCGTCATGAGCGGTTCGCTCGACAGCACCGCCATGTCCTCAGCAACCCTGGCCCACTTTGGCCTGCCGGAAATTCCCAACGCGGTTTATTTTGTCGCACTGCTGGGCTTTGCCAATGCCATGTGCTGGCCGGCAATCTGGCCGCTGGCGCTGGAAGGTCTGGGTAAATTTACCTCCAAGGGTGCGGCGCTGCTGATTATGGGTATTTCCGGTGGCGCGGTGCTGCCGCCCCTGTACGGCCACTTTGCCGATACCGGAGACGGTCAGGCCGCCTACATCATTGCGATCCCGGCGTACCTGTTCATCCTGTTTTACGCTTTGAAAGGGCACAAGATGCGCAGCTGGACCAAATAA
- a CDS encoding LacI family DNA-binding transcriptional regulator, with protein MKSTINDVAARAGVSIKTVSRVINNEPSVRPATRKKVMDAVEELHYQPNLAARNLAGTRSYTIALIYDNPNAYYVIDMQNGILEACKARGYELLIHPSNSKSETVHDELRALVEHSKVAGVVLTPPFSETQSVIDEVKRLGLDYVRIVSSGAAEGDEDNCVQVDDTAAAYDITKHLIEHGHKRIGFLCGGEEHISTHGRLEGYKQALQQAGIAIDPSLIIPGEYAFDSGVEGAKLLLNTDNPPTAIFASNDEMAAGALFAARLMHIEIPEQLSIVGFEDSPFSRQTWPKLTTAHQPNNEIAKCAAALVLNKARSKSASESAAANKDAGIVKKFVPELLVRDSSGDSPR; from the coding sequence ATGAAGAGCACCATCAACGATGTGGCCGCAAGGGCCGGGGTGTCGATCAAGACCGTATCGCGGGTTATCAACAATGAACCGTCGGTGAGACCTGCCACGCGCAAGAAGGTGATGGATGCGGTGGAAGAACTCCACTATCAGCCGAACCTGGCCGCGCGCAACCTGGCCGGTACCCGCAGCTATACCATTGCGCTGATCTACGATAACCCCAATGCCTATTACGTGATCGATATGCAGAACGGTATCCTGGAGGCCTGCAAGGCGCGGGGCTACGAGCTGCTGATTCACCCGAGCAACTCCAAATCGGAAACCGTGCACGATGAACTGCGCGCGCTGGTGGAACACTCGAAGGTGGCCGGCGTAGTGCTTACCCCGCCATTCTCGGAAACCCAGTCGGTTATTGATGAAGTAAAACGGCTCGGCCTGGACTACGTACGTATCGTGTCCAGCGGCGCTGCGGAAGGCGACGAGGACAACTGCGTTCAGGTGGATGACACCGCCGCGGCTTACGACATCACCAAGCACCTGATCGAACACGGCCACAAGCGCATCGGGTTCCTGTGCGGTGGCGAGGAACACATCTCAACCCACGGACGCCTGGAAGGATACAAGCAGGCCCTGCAACAGGCCGGTATCGCAATCGATCCGAGCCTGATCATCCCCGGCGAATACGCGTTTGACTCCGGTGTCGAAGGGGCAAAATTACTGCTGAATACCGACAACCCGCCCACCGCCATTTTTGCCAGCAACGATGAGATGGCTGCCGGCGCGCTGTTCGCCGCGCGACTGATGCATATCGAGATCCCCGAGCAACTGTCGATTGTCGGGTTTGAGGACAGTCCCTTCTCCCGCCAGACCTGGCCCAAACTGACGACCGCACACCAGCCGAACAACGAGATCGCCAAGTGCGCCGCAGCACTGGTACTGAACAAGGCGCGCAGCAAAAGCGCCTCGGAAAGTGCAGCCGCGAACAAGGACGCGGGCATCGTGAAAAAGTTCGTTCCGGAACTGCTGGTGCGAGATTCCAGCGGCGATTCTCCCCGCTGA